From the Deinococcus yavapaiensis KR-236 genome, one window contains:
- a CDS encoding SRPBCC family protein has translation MDTNVSNNERLISALGGGVLALLGLRRGGLGGIVLAAAGSYLIFRGATGHDPAYQAAGMNTATATSATNKPIFVEHSIVVDKPAQEVYGYWRKLENLPKIMSHLENVTELDERRSRWVAKAPLGTHVEWEAEIVNDKPGERIGWHSLPGATVDNAGSVQFESLPGGSTRVHVALSYRPPAGQLGAAVAKLFGEEPSVQIADDLQNFKKTFESGQAQAIASGN, from the coding sequence ATGGATACCAACGTCAGCAACAACGAACGGCTCATCTCGGCGCTTGGCGGTGGCGTGCTCGCCTTGCTGGGCTTGCGGCGCGGCGGTCTCGGCGGCATCGTGCTCGCGGCGGCGGGTAGTTACCTCATCTTCCGTGGCGCGACGGGACACGATCCCGCGTATCAAGCGGCGGGCATGAACACCGCGACGGCGACGAGCGCCACCAACAAGCCGATCTTCGTCGAGCACAGCATCGTTGTGGACAAGCCCGCTCAGGAAGTCTACGGGTACTGGCGCAAGCTCGAGAACTTGCCCAAGATCATGAGCCACTTGGAAAACGTCACGGAGCTCGACGAGCGCCGTTCGCGTTGGGTCGCCAAGGCGCCTCTTGGCACGCACGTCGAGTGGGAAGCCGAGATTGTGAACGACAAGCCGGGCGAGCGCATCGGTTGGCACTCCTTGCCGGGCGCGACGGTCGACAACGCGGGCAGCGTGCAGTTCGAGAGCTTGCCGGGCGGCAGCACGCGCGTGCACGTCGCGCTGTCGTACCGCCCGCCGGCCGGTCAGCTCGGCGCAGCCGTCGCGAAGCTTTTCGGTGAGGAACCCAGCGTGCAGATCGCGGACGATTTGCAGAACTTCAAGAAGACCTTCGAAAGCGGTCAAGCGCAAGCGATCGCCAGCGGCAACTGA
- a CDS encoding M20 family metallopeptidase produces the protein MPQDAISFLQDLIRIHALSTGEHDIAARVLDEWRVLAFDDVRLDEVGNTLGLVKGREEGPAWLLLTHLDHVHEGDESLWPHPPYEGVLHDERVYGRGAVDIKGPLAAQTYALASLLRNGKRPRRDVWIAAVVEEEIGGRGASHLVANAPAPIGGVIVGEPSGNRLMLGHRGVAHVRVRLAGRAHHASLSLPDNPLFALGELLRRVQAVQLPTHPVVGRSTLTPTQVTTDSGSENLTPNTATVVLDWRPSETEEQMRATLAELLDGLPAEGEVPPMWSTQNTPGFATPPSHPLVATVLPYAQPLMLGEAPGIWSFATDGRYTAEAGWPTVGWGPGDEKLAHTVRESIGVRELEDHVEALSRLLFDQAP, from the coding sequence GTGCCTCAAGACGCGATTTCCTTCCTGCAAGACCTCATCCGCATTCACGCCTTGTCCACGGGCGAGCACGACATCGCCGCGCGTGTTCTCGACGAGTGGCGCGTCCTCGCGTTCGACGACGTTCGGCTCGACGAGGTCGGCAACACCCTCGGCCTCGTGAAGGGCCGCGAGGAGGGTCCCGCGTGGCTGTTGCTCACCCACCTCGATCACGTGCACGAGGGGGACGAGTCCTTGTGGCCCCACCCGCCGTACGAGGGCGTCTTGCACGACGAGCGCGTCTACGGGCGCGGCGCCGTCGACATCAAAGGGCCGCTCGCCGCGCAGACATACGCGCTCGCGTCCCTGCTTCGAAATGGCAAGCGGCCTCGCCGTGACGTGTGGATCGCCGCCGTCGTCGAAGAGGAGATCGGCGGTCGCGGCGCGTCGCACCTCGTCGCGAATGCACCCGCGCCCATCGGCGGTGTGATCGTTGGCGAGCCTTCCGGCAATCGCTTGATGTTGGGGCACCGCGGGGTCGCTCACGTGCGCGTGCGTCTCGCAGGTCGGGCGCACCACGCGAGCTTGTCGCTGCCCGACAATCCCCTGTTCGCGCTCGGCGAGTTGCTGCGTCGAGTGCAGGCCGTGCAACTTCCCACACACCCTGTCGTCGGTCGTTCCACCCTCACGCCAACGCAAGTCACGACCGATTCCGGAAGCGAGAACCTCACGCCGAACACGGCGACGGTCGTGCTCGATTGGCGTCCGAGCGAAACCGAAGAGCAGATGCGCGCCACGCTCGCCGAGTTGCTCGACGGTCTGCCCGCCGAGGGCGAGGTACCGCCGATGTGGTCGACGCAGAACACGCCTGGCTTCGCGACGCCGCCATCTCACCCGCTCGTCGCGACGGTTCTTCCGTACGCGCAGCCGCTCATGCTGGGCGAAGCCCCTGGCATCTGGTCGTTCGCGACGGATGGCCGCTACACCGCTGAAGCTGGATGGCCCACGGTCGGATGGGGACCCGGCGACGAAAAGCTCGCGCACACCGTACGCGAGTCGATCGGTGTGCGCGAGCTTGAAGACCACGTGGAGGCACTTTCACGCCTGCTGTTCGATCAAGCTCCTTGA